One uncultured Hyphomonas sp. genomic region harbors:
- the lnt gene encoding apolipoprotein N-acyltransferase codes for MNTAVRSHGFTALGPLHEAFARLTGWAAAGAAVLLGAFSAVAFAPFHFSAVLALSFTGLIWMIDGARSHRRWGRAVFMRTWAFGVGFTLISMHWTAEPFLVEPERYAVFLWMPLILLPAGMALIWGFFGAMAGAFWSASPSRVFVFAFFFALAEFVRGHLFGGFPWNLPGTTWVPGGALSQAASLGGIYWLTLLTVFVMAAPAAMVDTRDARGLVLRIAPSFGAVILLAVGWAWGAQRIAAPSPLTEQSVVLMDSGVPQDEKWEVGPDPVMIEYLRMMTNGESKPGDIIVWPEGAVPTSLLNDINALDAIGAYLGPRTLIAGTTRYQLEEQNERAYFNSLVVLDENVSRSGAVALYDKFRLVPFGELAAAEIVPFGQALSDYLPGAMQQLARNGFRPGTGPAVIFADNVPPFVALICYEGLYPEITRAANLAARADWIVLVSNDAWFGGGMGPAQHYAQNRYRSIESGLPMVRVASRGASAIIDGYGREVLRATPVQDAPTGWNTTFGRGKLPAPAEVTLFQSRAGIVLFWLTLAAFVGLAFASWRR; via the coding sequence ATGAATACTGCTGTTCGCAGCCACGGGTTCACTGCGCTTGGACCCCTTCACGAAGCTTTTGCCCGGCTGACCGGCTGGGCTGCCGCCGGCGCCGCCGTCCTTCTGGGCGCGTTTTCGGCAGTCGCTTTCGCGCCGTTCCATTTCAGCGCCGTGCTGGCGCTGTCTTTCACCGGCCTGATCTGGATGATCGACGGGGCGCGCAGCCATCGCCGCTGGGGCAGGGCGGTGTTCATGCGGACCTGGGCCTTCGGGGTCGGGTTCACGCTGATCTCCATGCACTGGACGGCAGAGCCCTTCCTGGTGGAGCCGGAGCGGTATGCGGTCTTCCTCTGGATGCCGCTGATCCTGCTGCCGGCGGGCATGGCGCTCATCTGGGGCTTCTTCGGCGCCATGGCGGGGGCCTTCTGGTCGGCGTCGCCGTCGCGGGTTTTTGTCTTTGCCTTCTTCTTTGCGCTGGCGGAATTCGTCCGCGGGCACCTGTTCGGCGGCTTTCCGTGGAATCTGCCGGGCACGACCTGGGTGCCGGGCGGGGCGCTGTCGCAGGCGGCGTCGCTGGGCGGTATCTACTGGCTGACACTGTTGACAGTGTTTGTCATGGCGGCCCCGGCGGCCATGGTCGACACGCGCGACGCCCGCGGCCTGGTGCTGCGGATCGCGCCATCCTTCGGGGCGGTGATCCTTCTGGCGGTCGGCTGGGCCTGGGGGGCGCAACGGATCGCCGCGCCGTCGCCGCTGACCGAGCAGAGCGTGGTCCTTATGGATTCCGGCGTACCGCAGGACGAGAAATGGGAAGTCGGCCCGGATCCGGTGATGATCGAATATCTGCGCATGATGACCAATGGCGAAAGCAAGCCGGGTGACATCATCGTGTGGCCGGAAGGCGCGGTGCCGACCAGCCTGCTGAACGACATCAACGCCCTCGATGCCATCGGCGCCTATCTGGGCCCGCGCACCCTGATCGCCGGGACGACCCGCTACCAGCTGGAAGAGCAGAATGAGCGGGCCTATTTCAACTCGCTCGTCGTGCTGGACGAAAATGTCAGCCGGTCCGGCGCGGTAGCGCTCTATGACAAGTTCCGCCTCGTTCCGTTCGGCGAGCTTGCGGCGGCGGAGATTGTCCCCTTCGGCCAGGCACTGTCGGATTACCTGCCGGGCGCGATGCAGCAGCTTGCGCGCAACGGGTTCCGTCCGGGGACCGGTCCGGCCGTGATCTTTGCCGACAATGTGCCGCCTTTCGTTGCGCTGATCTGTTATGAGGGCCTCTATCCGGAGATCACGCGTGCCGCGAACCTCGCCGCGCGGGCTGACTGGATTGTCCTGGTCTCGAACGATGCCTGGTTCGGCGGTGGCATGGGCCCGGCCCAGCATTATGCCCAGAACCGCTATCGCAGCATCGAAAGCGGCCTGCCCATGGTGCGTGTCGCCAGCCGCGGCGCCTCAGCCATCATCGACGGCTATGGGCGCGAAGTGTTGCGGGCCACGCCGGTGCAGGATGCCCCGACAGGCTGGAACACGACCTTCGGGCGCGGCAAGCTGCCGGCGCCTGCAGAAGTAACCCTTTTCCAGAGCCGGGCAGGGATCGTGCTGTTCTGGCTGACCCTTGCGGCCTTTGTGGGTCTGGCGTTTGCGTCATGGCGCCGTTAG
- a CDS encoding transporter associated domain-containing protein, with protein MRLRVQEFQELRVEDVMVARAEVKAVEVNTEFPELLKIFADCTHSRLPVFRETLDDPIGFVHIKDVVSELAKGGEPPKRPLEQLHREVLYVPPSMKLSDLLVKMQSTRIHLALVVDEYGGTDGLVSLEDLVEEIVGDIEDEHDDEEPMFVRRSARIWEVDARTEIQDFAEETGIDLELSDEDSEFDTLGGIAYALAGRVPVRGEILRHPSGVEIEILDADARRIRRLRLRTPEPVPAPKPQE; from the coding sequence ATGCGCCTGCGCGTCCAGGAATTCCAGGAGCTGCGCGTCGAGGATGTGATGGTTGCCCGGGCCGAGGTGAAGGCCGTGGAGGTGAACACCGAATTCCCGGAACTGCTGAAGATTTTCGCCGATTGCACCCATTCGCGCCTGCCGGTGTTCCGGGAAACGCTGGATGACCCGATCGGTTTTGTGCACATCAAGGATGTGGTCAGCGAACTGGCGAAAGGCGGCGAACCGCCCAAACGGCCGCTGGAACAGCTGCACCGCGAAGTCCTTTATGTGCCGCCCTCCATGAAACTGTCCGATTTGCTGGTGAAGATGCAGTCGACCCGCATTCATCTGGCGTTGGTTGTGGATGAGTATGGGGGAACGGACGGGCTGGTGAGTCTGGAAGACCTGGTAGAGGAAATCGTCGGTGACATCGAAGACGAACACGACGATGAAGAGCCCATGTTCGTCCGGCGCAGCGCACGGATCTGGGAAGTCGATGCGCGCACCGAAATACAGGATTTCGCCGAGGAGACGGGGATTGACCTCGAACTCAGTGATGAGGATTCGGAATTCGACACGCTGGGCGGCATCGCCTATGCGCTCGCCGGGCGTGTGCCTGTGCGCGGGGAAATCCTGCGCCACCCGTCCGGGGTGGAGATCGAAATCCTCGATGCCGATGCCCGCCGCATCCGGCGTTTGCGTCTCAGGACGCCCGAACCTGTGCCCGCGCCCAAGCCGCAGGAGTAG
- the ybeY gene encoding rRNA maturation RNase YbeY — MITTDLIVEETGWETVPDLAALCDRAFAAAAAVEPAEGTVSLLLADDAALHQLNRDFRGKDKPTDVLSFPAHEMDRPLLGDIAVALGVSARDAEAQGISLADHLTHLLVHGYLHLLGHDHEEEAEAEIMEGLEIKALASLGIPNPYGTD; from the coding sequence ATGATCACAACAGACCTGATCGTTGAAGAGACCGGCTGGGAGACCGTGCCGGACCTCGCCGCCCTGTGCGACCGCGCCTTTGCGGCAGCGGCGGCTGTTGAGCCTGCGGAAGGCACCGTGTCGCTGCTGCTGGCGGATGACGCAGCGCTGCACCAGCTGAACCGGGATTTCCGCGGCAAGGACAAGCCGACCGATGTCCTGTCCTTTCCGGCGCATGAGATGGACCGGCCGCTGCTGGGCGACATTGCTGTCGCGCTGGGTGTTTCGGCCCGCGATGCCGAAGCGCAGGGCATCAGCCTCGCCGATCACCTGACGCATCTTCTGGTGCATGGCTACCTGCATCTTCTGGGGCATGACCATGAGGAGGAGGCGGAAGCCGAAATCATGGAGGGCCTCGAAATAAAGGCGCTTGCATCGCTCGGCATTCCAAACCCATATGGAACGGATTGA
- a CDS encoding PhoH family protein, which yields MSGKRRPNMSPEAPVSRFYEVSNAERLRDLCGPHHRYLHRLEDKLKDYGLRAESQGGGILLAGTAEGVSIAEAALAELERRMRSGAEITDMDLDAAVEAASTPAQSFGGGLKGLKKPITPQTKGQARYINLLANPDNGLVFGIGPAGTGKTFLAVAAGVAELMSGARQRLIVTRPAVEAGEKLGFLPGTLEEKVDPYMLPIWDSLRELMGQEQMERRMARGEIEVAPIAFMRGRTLKNAFVIVDEAQNTTVAQMKMVLTRLGRDSRMIVTGDPGQVDLPGIQTSGLRHALQILSDVEGISVHTLTAADVVRHGLVSRIIDAYAAAGEGN from the coding sequence GTGAGCGGAAAGCGCCGTCCGAACATGTCGCCGGAAGCGCCGGTGAGCCGGTTCTACGAAGTCAGCAATGCCGAGCGCCTGCGCGATCTGTGCGGGCCGCATCATCGCTACCTGCACCGGCTGGAAGACAAGCTGAAGGATTACGGCCTGCGGGCGGAAAGCCAGGGCGGCGGCATCCTGCTGGCGGGCACGGCAGAAGGTGTGTCCATCGCAGAGGCCGCGCTTGCGGAGCTGGAGCGCCGCATGCGGTCCGGCGCGGAGATTACCGACATGGACCTTGATGCCGCTGTCGAGGCGGCGTCCACCCCGGCGCAGAGTTTCGGCGGCGGCCTGAAAGGGCTGAAGAAGCCGATCACGCCGCAGACCAAGGGTCAGGCGCGCTACATCAATCTGCTGGCCAATCCGGACAATGGCCTCGTTTTCGGCATCGGTCCGGCCGGCACAGGCAAGACGTTTCTGGCCGTTGCTGCCGGTGTGGCAGAATTGATGTCCGGCGCGCGCCAGCGCCTGATCGTGACGCGTCCGGCGGTGGAAGCAGGGGAGAAGCTCGGCTTCCTGCCCGGCACGCTGGAAGAGAAGGTCGACCCCTACATGCTGCCCATCTGGGACAGCTTGCGCGAACTGATGGGGCAGGAACAGATGGAACGCCGCATGGCGCGCGGCGAGATCGAGGTGGCCCCCATCGCCTTCATGCGCGGGCGGACATTGAAGAACGCGTTCGTCATTGTCGACGAAGCGCAGAACACGACCGTCGCGCAGATGAAAATGGTGCTGACCCGGCTTGGCCGTGACAGCCGCATGATCGTGACCGGCGATCCGGGGCAGGTGGACCTGCCGGGCATTCAGACCTCCGGCCTGCGCCATGCGCTGCAGATCCTGTCGGATGTTGAAGGGATCAGCGTGCATACGCTGACCGCCGCAGACGTTGTCCGCCATGGTCTGGTCAGCCGCATCATCGACGCCTATGCCGCGGCCGGCGAGGGCAACTGA
- the miaB gene encoding tRNA (N6-isopentenyl adenosine(37)-C2)-methylthiotransferase MiaB translates to MTDPREPKQAKGVFIKTYGCQMNVYDSERMRDVLRPLGYAPVESADEADLVVLNTCHIREKATEKVYSELGQLKLTKQARGGNLTIAVAGCVAQAEGAEIMRRQPAVDLVLGPQSYHKLPEMIARASRAVGDRLETEFETLEKFDALPKTREADGPTAFLSVQEGCDKFCTFCVVPYTRGAELSRPVDDITMEGRSLAAQGVREITLLGQNVNAYHGAAPALTNEADWTLGQLVRHIAKIGGIERIRYTTSHPRDMDDDLIAAHGEVPEMMPFLHLPVQSGSDNILKAMNRGHTADEYREIIRKVRDARPDIAIASDFIVGFPGESDADFEATMQLVRDVDYAIAYSFKYSARPGTPAAEMFGQVPEEVKDARLQQLQQLLREQQIAFNRSKIGQTVPVLITGKGRNPGQAHGRSPWLQAVHFELPHDQAMTIADLIGTIVDVRVIDASLNSLSGELVKVREAAL, encoded by the coding sequence ATGACCGACCCCCGCGAACCCAAACAAGCCAAGGGCGTCTTCATCAAGACCTATGGCTGCCAGATGAACGTATACGACTCGGAGCGCATGAGAGATGTGCTGCGTCCGCTCGGTTATGCGCCGGTAGAGAGTGCGGACGAGGCCGACCTGGTCGTGCTGAACACCTGCCACATCCGTGAAAAGGCGACGGAAAAGGTCTATTCCGAACTCGGCCAGCTGAAACTGACCAAGCAGGCGCGTGGCGGCAATCTGACCATCGCCGTGGCGGGCTGCGTTGCGCAGGCCGAAGGCGCGGAGATCATGCGCCGCCAGCCGGCTGTGGACCTGGTGCTGGGGCCGCAATCCTATCACAAGCTGCCCGAGATGATTGCCCGGGCGAGCCGCGCCGTCGGTGACCGTCTGGAAACCGAGTTCGAGACGCTGGAGAAATTCGACGCGCTGCCGAAGACCCGCGAAGCCGATGGGCCGACGGCGTTCCTGTCCGTGCAGGAGGGTTGCGACAAGTTCTGTACCTTCTGCGTGGTGCCCTACACACGCGGGGCCGAACTCTCGCGTCCTGTAGACGATATTACGATGGAAGGGCGCAGCCTCGCCGCTCAGGGCGTGCGCGAAATCACGCTGCTCGGGCAGAATGTGAACGCCTATCATGGCGCCGCCCCAGCTCTGACCAATGAGGCCGACTGGACGCTCGGACAGCTGGTCCGCCACATCGCGAAAATTGGCGGGATCGAGCGTATCCGCTACACAACCAGCCATCCGCGCGACATGGATGACGACCTCATCGCCGCCCATGGCGAGGTGCCGGAAATGATGCCTTTCCTGCACCTGCCGGTGCAGTCCGGCTCGGACAATATCCTGAAAGCCATGAACCGCGGCCACACGGCGGACGAATATCGCGAGATCATCCGCAAGGTCCGCGATGCCCGGCCGGATATCGCGATTGCCTCTGATTTCATTGTCGGTTTTCCGGGTGAGAGCGATGCCGATTTTGAGGCGACGATGCAGCTGGTCCGGGATGTGGACTATGCGATTGCCTATTCCTTCAAATATTCCGCCCGTCCCGGCACACCGGCGGCGGAGATGTTCGGCCAGGTACCGGAAGAGGTGAAGGATGCGCGCCTGCAGCAGCTGCAGCAGCTTCTGCGGGAGCAGCAGATCGCCTTCAACCGCTCCAAGATCGGCCAGACCGTGCCGGTTCTGATCACCGGCAAGGGCCGCAATCCCGGCCAGGCGCATGGCCGCTCGCCATGGCTTCAGGCGGTTCACTTCGAACTTCCGCATGACCAGGCCATGACCATAGCGGACCTGATCGGCACCATTGTGGACGTCCGTGTGATCGATGCGAGCCTCAACTCGCTCTCCGGCGAGCTGGTCAAAGTCCGCGAGGCCGCCCTGTGA
- a CDS encoding sodium:alanine symporter family protein: MLVLLLGTGLYLTIGLRLLSVLKIPFAFRQLFKKPDKNEEGDVTPFAALMTALSSTIGTGNIAGVAAAIAIGGPGAVFWMWITAIVGTATKYSEGVLAVRFREIDHDGRHVGGPMYYIKNGMGKKWIWLGGLFATLGILASWGTGASIQSNSIADALNATYNVPPIVSAVVLSAAAAAVILGGIKRIASVASRLVPVMAISYLAGGLLVISLHLDAVPAAFGMIFKGAFGFDSAGTGISIGLLMLAMQKGVARGIFSNEAGQGSAPIAHAAAKIQDPVDQGLVAMLGTIIDTLIVCSITALVILTSGVLGTECIPTAANAADILANGQPAGCDTGAPLTVAAFDAGLTGIGEHIVAIGLTVFGFTTILGWSYYGERCAEYLFGEKSILPFRISWIVVTFFGAAALMFEGSVANIVNLFWLVADTLTGMMAAPNLVGLVFLSPVVFAMTKAHFEAVRNGTPKPRYPIIDQREQAPKE, translated from the coding sequence ATGCTGGTGCTCCTGCTGGGAACGGGGCTCTATCTGACAATCGGCCTGCGTCTGTTGTCCGTCCTGAAAATCCCGTTCGCCTTCAGGCAGCTGTTCAAGAAACCGGACAAGAATGAAGAGGGTGACGTCACGCCGTTCGCGGCCCTGATGACCGCCCTCTCGTCCACCATCGGGACAGGCAACATCGCCGGTGTTGCCGCTGCGATCGCCATTGGCGGGCCGGGCGCCGTTTTCTGGATGTGGATCACCGCGATCGTCGGCACGGCGACCAAATATTCCGAAGGCGTGCTGGCCGTCCGTTTCCGCGAGATCGACCATGACGGCCGCCATGTCGGCGGACCGATGTATTACATCAAGAACGGCATGGGTAAAAAATGGATCTGGCTGGGCGGCCTGTTCGCCACGCTGGGCATTCTGGCGAGCTGGGGCACCGGCGCGTCGATCCAGTCCAATTCCATCGCGGATGCGCTGAATGCGACTTACAATGTGCCGCCGATCGTGTCGGCAGTCGTTCTGTCGGCTGCAGCGGCAGCGGTTATTCTGGGCGGCATCAAGCGGATTGCGAGCGTCGCCAGCCGGCTCGTTCCGGTCATGGCGATTTCCTATCTCGCCGGCGGCCTGCTGGTGATCTCGCTTCACCTCGACGCGGTTCCGGCCGCATTCGGCATGATCTTCAAGGGCGCCTTCGGCTTCGACAGCGCAGGGACCGGTATCTCCATCGGCCTCTTGATGCTGGCGATGCAGAAAGGCGTCGCACGCGGCATCTTCTCGAACGAAGCCGGTCAAGGCTCCGCCCCGATCGCGCATGCTGCTGCCAAGATCCAGGACCCGGTCGATCAGGGCCTCGTCGCCATGCTGGGCACGATCATCGACACGCTGATCGTCTGCTCGATCACCGCGCTGGTGATCCTGACCTCCGGCGTGCTCGGAACCGAATGTATCCCGACCGCGGCCAATGCGGCCGACATCCTGGCGAACGGCCAGCCGGCCGGCTGCGATACCGGAGCACCGCTGACAGTTGCGGCGTTTGACGCAGGCCTGACGGGCATTGGCGAGCACATCGTTGCCATCGGCCTGACCGTGTTCGGCTTCACCACCATTCTCGGCTGGAGCTATTATGGTGAGCGTTGCGCGGAGTACCTGTTCGGCGAAAAATCCATCCTGCCGTTCCGCATCAGCTGGATCGTGGTCACCTTCTTCGGTGCTGCTGCGCTGATGTTCGAAGGCTCGGTGGCGAACATCGTGAACCTGTTCTGGCTCGTGGCGGATACGCTGACCGGCATGATGGCTGCGCCGAACCTTGTCGGCCTGGTCTTCCTCAGCCCGGTCGTGTTCGCGATGACCAAGGCGCATTTCGAAGCCGTCCGGAACGGCACGCCGAAACCGCGCTATCCGATCATCGACCAGCGTGAGCAGGCGCCGAAAGAGTAA
- a CDS encoding lactoylglutathione lyase has protein sequence MSIEFLHSMVRVTDIDASLKFYCEGLGLTEVGRYDSEAGRFTLVFLASPADIERCGGIPEGKSPTEMQIPMIELTHNWDPEEYGGGRNFGHLAYSVEDIYAAVERLQGMGVTINRPPRDGRMAFIRSPDGISVELLQQGKPLEPKEPWASAENIGSW, from the coding sequence ATGAGCATCGAATTCCTGCATTCCATGGTGCGCGTCACCGATATCGACGCCTCGCTCAAATTCTATTGCGAGGGCCTCGGCCTGACCGAAGTCGGCCGCTATGACAGCGAGGCCGGGCGGTTCACGCTGGTCTTCCTTGCATCCCCGGCCGACATCGAACGTTGCGGCGGTATCCCGGAAGGCAAGAGCCCGACCGAGATGCAGATCCCGATGATCGAACTCACCCATAACTGGGACCCGGAAGAGTATGGCGGCGGCCGCAATTTCGGCCATCTCGCCTATTCGGTGGAAGACATCTATGCAGCTGTCGAAAGGCTTCAGGGCATGGGCGTGACGATCAACCGCCCGCCGCGCGACGGCCGCATGGCCTTCATCCGCTCGCCGGACGGGATCTCGGTCGAGCTGCTCCAGCAGGGCAAGCCGCTGGAACCGAAAGAGCCCTGGGCCAGCGCGGAGAATATCGGCAGCTGGTAA
- a CDS encoding bifunctional helix-turn-helix domain-containing protein/methylated-DNA--[protein]-cysteine S-methyltransferase has translation MRKNRVAGTWGLRQIAAMTNRMPPLDERAAAYDRMAEALSYLGDTWRDWPDLASVSGAMGLSPSHFQREFTRWAGISPRQFQSAIAHAEAGELLRQGASVLDATFETGLSGPGRLHDLFIAHEGLTPGEAKAGGRGADLVLGRAPTPFGEGAWLISPRGLVALGFIDDGAPEKAGFVHPGYGEDAAFADLAGRYPDADIRRDDAAARRMAAQVFEQGDPLPVALYGTPFRRQVWRALLEIPAGTTCTYGELARASGHPKAARAVGAAVGANPVSWFIPCHRALAADGRLHNYHWGVARKRAMLTYERAHAA, from the coding sequence ATGCGCAAGAATCGGGTGGCCGGAACCTGGGGGCTCAGGCAGATTGCAGCCATGACGAACCGGATGCCCCCTCTCGATGAACGTGCTGCAGCCTATGACCGCATGGCGGAGGCCCTGTCCTATCTGGGCGACACCTGGCGCGACTGGCCGGACCTTGCCTCGGTGTCCGGCGCGATGGGCCTCAGCCCCAGCCATTTCCAGCGGGAGTTCACCCGCTGGGCCGGAATCTCCCCCCGCCAGTTCCAGTCGGCCATCGCCCATGCCGAGGCGGGCGAGCTGTTGCGTCAGGGCGCGAGCGTGCTGGACGCGACATTCGAGACCGGTCTCTCCGGGCCGGGGCGGCTGCATGATCTGTTCATCGCGCATGAGGGCCTGACCCCCGGCGAAGCCAAGGCCGGCGGGCGCGGGGCAGACCTCGTGCTCGGCCGCGCACCGACCCCGTTCGGGGAAGGGGCCTGGCTGATTTCCCCCCGCGGCCTCGTCGCCCTGGGCTTCATCGATGACGGGGCGCCCGAAAAGGCCGGCTTTGTCCATCCGGGCTATGGCGAGGATGCAGCCTTTGCCGATCTTGCCGGACGGTATCCGGATGCCGACATCCGGCGCGACGATGCCGCCGCCCGCAGGATGGCGGCGCAGGTCTTCGAACAGGGTGACCCGCTTCCCGTTGCGCTCTATGGCACGCCGTTCCGGCGCCAGGTCTGGCGCGCCTTGCTGGAAATTCCCGCCGGGACGACCTGCACCTATGGCGAACTGGCGCGGGCGAGTGGGCATCCGAAAGCGGCGCGCGCGGTCGGGGCAGCGGTCGGAGCAAACCCGGTCAGCTGGTTCATTCCCTGTCATCGCGCCCTTGCGGCGGATGGGCGTCTTCATAATTATCATTGGGGTGTGGCCCGCAAACGCGCCATGCTCACTTATGAACGCGCCCACGCCGCCTGA
- a CDS encoding glutathione S-transferase N-terminal domain-containing protein — MADARSIILHEYPTSPYAEKIRLALRLKNLAWSRVEIPVIMPRPDLMPLTGGYRRTPVMQIGADIYCDTAIILRELEARYPMPALKLPGHEGLAQMVAGWTDGRWFQSSVAVIFGELGDKVGEDFKKDREKLSGRPFDLEAMKAVAPMMRDQWRARLMLLEERLQGGQGAGAGLYLVGAKPGLVDVHAYMNVWFMHQNVPNFLEKCFETADLTKAWFERLREFEGQEPETISSKEALEIGKHAAPRLVMATTKYEPQDIAPGDMVAVAPDDYGQVWVEGEIVHADSQRVILQRFSEEAETVHVHFPRAGFLVRRI, encoded by the coding sequence ATGGCGGACGCACGCAGCATTATTCTGCACGAATACCCTACTTCGCCATATGCCGAGAAAATCCGCCTGGCGCTGCGCCTGAAGAACCTTGCCTGGTCGCGCGTCGAAATCCCCGTCATCATGCCCCGGCCGGACCTGATGCCACTGACCGGCGGGTATCGCCGCACGCCGGTCATGCAGATCGGCGCCGACATTTACTGCGACACGGCGATCATCCTGCGCGAACTGGAAGCGCGCTATCCGATGCCGGCGCTGAAACTGCCAGGCCATGAAGGCCTTGCCCAGATGGTGGCCGGCTGGACGGACGGGCGCTGGTTCCAGTCGTCTGTCGCCGTCATCTTCGGTGAACTGGGCGACAAGGTCGGCGAGGACTTCAAAAAGGACCGGGAAAAACTCTCTGGCCGTCCGTTCGACTTGGAGGCCATGAAAGCCGTCGCACCCATGATGCGCGACCAGTGGCGCGCCCGGCTGATGCTGCTGGAGGAACGCCTGCAGGGCGGGCAGGGCGCCGGGGCAGGCTTGTACCTCGTTGGCGCAAAGCCCGGCCTGGTGGACGTGCACGCCTATATGAATGTCTGGTTCATGCACCAGAACGTGCCGAACTTCTTGGAGAAGTGTTTCGAGACGGCGGACCTGACAAAAGCCTGGTTCGAGCGCCTGAGGGAGTTTGAAGGCCAGGAGCCGGAAACCATCTCGTCGAAGGAGGCGCTGGAAATCGGCAAGCATGCGGCGCCGCGCCTTGTCATGGCGACGACGAAATACGAACCGCAGGACATCGCGCCCGGCGACATGGTGGCCGTGGCCCCGGACGATTACGGGCAGGTCTGGGTGGAAGGCGAGATCGTGCACGCAGATTCCCAGCGCGTGATCCTGCAGCGGTTTTCGGAAGAAGCCGAGACCGTGCATGTCCACTTCCCGCGCGCAGGATTTCTCGTCCGCCGCATCTGA
- a CDS encoding SDR family oxidoreductase produces the protein MDRRLCLITGASAGIGAEFARQYAALGWDVALTARRADRLETLAAELQEKHRITAIVIAEDLAKKSAPAKILAALEEKGRHVDALVNNAGYGLPGTFFSTSWKEQGDFIQVLYTAPIELAHRVLPGMAERGYGRIINVASLAGYAAGSAGHTLYASVKAGMIKFSESLNAECEALGHKDIHCTALCPGFTWSEFHDANGTREQTNKMPKWMWMDAEPVVRQGIEAVNRGQPVIVPGLVNKGMATLSRILPEPLGRAMVRSQGKRFRKID, from the coding sequence ATGGACCGACGCCTTTGCCTGATTACAGGAGCTTCCGCCGGGATCGGCGCGGAGTTCGCCCGCCAGTATGCCGCGCTCGGCTGGGACGTGGCGCTGACCGCCCGCCGCGCCGACCGGCTGGAGACGCTCGCCGCCGAGCTACAGGAAAAACACAGGATCACGGCGATCGTGATCGCCGAAGACCTCGCCAAGAAGTCTGCCCCGGCCAAGATCCTCGCCGCGCTGGAGGAAAAGGGCCGCCATGTCGATGCGCTGGTGAACAATGCCGGTTACGGCCTGCCGGGCACCTTCTTTTCCACCAGCTGGAAGGAACAGGGCGATTTCATCCAGGTGCTCTACACCGCGCCGATAGAACTGGCGCACCGCGTGCTGCCGGGCATGGCCGAGCGCGGCTATGGCCGCATCATCAATGTCGCTTCCCTCGCCGGCTATGCCGCCGGAAGCGCCGGGCACACGCTGTATGCCAGCGTGAAGGCGGGCATGATCAAATTCTCCGAAAGCCTGAATGCCGAATGCGAGGCGCTGGGCCATAAGGACATCCACTGCACCGCGCTCTGCCCCGGCTTCACCTGGAGCGAGTTCCATGACGCCAATGGCACGCGCGAGCAGACCAACAAGATGCCGAAATGGATGTGGATGGACGCAGAACCGGTCGTCCGGCAGGGCATCGAGGCCGTAAACAGGGGACAGCCGGTAATTGTGCCGGGCCTGGTCAACAAGGGAATGGCGACCCTGTCCCGTATCCTGCCGGAACCATTGGGCCGGGCCATGGTACGGTCTCAGGGAAAGCGTTTCCGCAAAATCGACTGA